The window AAAAGGAATTGATTTAGCGCCTTTTGATGATTTGCTAGGACAAGTAAAATAATAATTAAAGCAAAGGTCAACTTATGGAATAGCGTTGACCTTTGTTCATTCTTTTCGGGTTGATGGAGTAAATAGACTTCGGGGCTTTTGATCATTTTTCTTTGGTCTTAACGTGGGTAATTAACCCGTCATAATTGGTAATGTAAAACTCTATATTTGGCACTTCCTCTAATAAATGCTCCTGGACTAATAAAAAAGTATTTACACGACGTAAGTGGTCATACGGCAAAGTAGGGTATTCATTATGTTCTTTAACATATTGGTCAACCGCTTTTTGAACTTTATCCATAAGAGGGGGGATGTGTTTTTCGTGTTCTTCAAAAATATCATAGGTCTCTTTGGACAAATAAAACTTTTGCGTAGGGGTTCTTGGTAAGTATCGACGCAACTGACTAAAATCTATACTGTAATCATCGTTCACTAGTATAGTTCGATAGGTTCCCTGTGGAAGGTTGTCAGAAAATTTTCGAACCGCTTTGATAACATCTTCTTTGGTGATTTCATCTTTGAATTTATCATCGACTGCTTTTGTTTCTTTCTTTTTAGATTTAAAAAAAGGAAAAAAGAATGATTTCTCTTTATTAGTGGAAGCGTTCTCAAAAGTGTAAATTGTTCGTGCTATTAAAAGCAAACAGGCTTTGGTTTGTTCTTCGGTAAAGAAAAGTAAATCAAAGATGAAACGGATTACTGGGAATTCATCCTCTTCGTAGGGTTCTACCTCAACCATGTCATTTGAATAACTATTCAGACGCAGTTCTGCTTCAACAACTTTGGCGGTT of the Bacillus sp. 1NLA3E genome contains:
- a CDS encoding DUF3939 domain-containing protein, whose product is MLSKEAEIQQTYEYFLTNHLPEGFTFYGYEGDFPTVKVTVKEALETAKVVEAELRLNSYSNDMVEVEPYEEDEFPVIRFIFDLLFFTEEQTKACLLLIARTIYTFENASTNKEKSFFFPFFKSKKKETKAVDDKFKDEITKEDVIKAVRKFSDNLPQGTYRTILVNDDYSIDFSQLRRYLPRTPTQKFYLSKETYDIFEEHEKHIPPLMDKVQKAVDQYVKEHNEYPTLPYDHLRRVNTFLLVQEHLLEEVPNIEFYITNYDGLITHVKTKEK